In Sphingobacterium sp. SYP-B4668, the sequence ATGTTGTTAAACTTTTAAAAAACCTAGAAATAGATTTAATCGTCCTAGCCGGATTTCTATGGTTGGTACCCGACAATCTATTAAAAGCGTTCCCTAATAAAATCATTAACATACATCCAGCGCTCTTACCAAAGTACGGTGGCAAAGGGATGTATGGAGATCGTGTTCATAAAGCCGTGCTAGCAGCAAAAGAAAGTGAACATGGAGTTACTATCCATTTCGCCAATGAGCATTTCGATGAGGGTGAAATTATCTATCAAGCTCGTTTCAAAGTGGAACCAGAAGATA encodes:
- the purN gene encoding phosphoribosylglycinamide formyltransferase encodes the protein MKKRIAIFASGSGSNAQKIMEHFKYSDTAEVALVLSNNPESYVLQRADNFEIPSHVFDKQDFFQTDDVVKLLKNLEIDLIVLAGFLWLVPDNLLKAFPNKIINIHPALLPKYGGKGMYGDRVHKAVLAAKESEHGVTIHFANEHFDEGEIIYQARFKVEPEDTLEIIKFKGQQLEHLHYPKVIENLLKKYN